One Phycisphaeraceae bacterium DNA window includes the following coding sequences:
- a CDS encoding SDR family NAD(P)-dependent oxidoreductase produces MGGVGGELSGKVAIITGASSGIGRATALAMAGEGIRLVLAARREDRLRELAGDIERGGGQVEVVVGDAADAGNSERLLSAAARRFGGFDVVFANAGYGTERGLLDLTPDEVRRMFEVNFFASVELLRAAAQHLIAERRRGHLLLCSSALAKFTLPYFGVYAATKAAQAMVARSLRFELEPHGIEVSSVHPITTVTEFFEQAQVVAAKDHGEARVPAHAPSFFVQRPERVARAIVQGLRRPRSEIWTSHIVRLSTGVLNAFPFVLDAVLRREARRTRNHAS; encoded by the coding sequence ATGGGTGGTGTTGGTGGTGAACTCTCGGGCAAGGTCGCCATCATCACTGGCGCAAGCTCCGGCATCGGCAGGGCGACAGCGTTGGCCATGGCGGGAGAGGGTATTCGCCTTGTGCTCGCTGCGCGGCGGGAGGATCGGCTACGCGAGCTTGCGGGTGACATCGAGCGAGGCGGTGGTCAGGTGGAGGTGGTCGTCGGCGACGCCGCCGATGCCGGAAACTCGGAGCGTTTGCTCAGCGCGGCCGCGCGGCGCTTCGGGGGTTTTGATGTGGTCTTCGCGAACGCTGGCTATGGAACCGAGCGAGGGCTCCTCGACCTGACGCCCGACGAAGTTCGGCGCATGTTCGAGGTCAACTTCTTCGCCTCCGTCGAGTTGCTTCGAGCGGCGGCGCAGCATCTGATCGCGGAACGGCGGCGCGGGCACTTGCTTCTGTGCTCAAGCGCGCTCGCCAAGTTCACCTTGCCGTACTTCGGTGTCTACGCGGCCACCAAGGCGGCGCAGGCGATGGTGGCCCGCTCGCTTCGATTCGAGCTTGAGCCGCATGGCATCGAAGTCAGCAGCGTGCACCCGATCACCACCGTCACGGAGTTCTTCGAGCAGGCGCAGGTGGTCGCCGCGAAGGACCACGGTGAGGCGCGCGTGCCAGCGCATGCGCCGAGTTTCTTCGTGCAGCGGCCGGAGCGCGTCGCTCGCGCCATTGTGCAAGGGCTTCGTCGGCCGCGTTCGGAGATCTGGACCAGTCATATTGTGCGGCTGAGCACGGGAGTGCTCAACGCCTTTCCGTTCGTGCTCGACGCCGTCCTGCGCCGTGAAGCGAGGCGGACTCGCAACCACGCGAGTTGA
- a CDS encoding ChaN family lipoprotein, translated as MRIFDRATRRCAKLVPGVVVVGLSMLFGCSPRDPFANPFAGPEKGWARVPDQPFVPHGLPMFDGRRGTILTWYDLSEAVAWADVIIIGEQHDDPVAHAVQQAIVMETIARFPRVVLSMEMLERDDQPLIDAYLRGEIEVDAFIDGTDSRHWAGRDTWVIFFQPMIDAAKASGAPVVGANAPRRLVRQARLEGYDALRALPADEQALFALPRRESKPEYRARFDTVMSGMSDAKSFDSTAFDSVFRSQLVWDATMAESIVDARRSAASLPGRPFSPPKVIHLVGQFHSDFDGGLVDEIAVRNGFLRICTISVQRRSDRTLGESDRDRAAIVIYSGERPPPEAASPASETPEAPVAPETPDMPVMPIAPEAPLPPVTLESNSEASAEERVQSPMSFSRSARLAAIL; from the coding sequence ATGAGAATTTTCGACCGCGCCACGCGCCGCTGCGCCAAACTCGTGCCTGGAGTCGTGGTTGTTGGACTCTCCATGCTGTTCGGCTGCTCCCCACGCGATCCTTTCGCGAATCCCTTTGCGGGGCCGGAGAAGGGCTGGGCTCGTGTGCCCGATCAGCCCTTCGTTCCGCACGGACTTCCGATGTTCGATGGTCGCCGCGGCACGATCCTGACCTGGTACGACCTTTCGGAGGCGGTGGCGTGGGCCGATGTCATCATCATCGGCGAGCAGCACGACGATCCCGTCGCGCACGCCGTGCAGCAGGCGATCGTGATGGAGACGATCGCGCGCTTCCCGCGCGTGGTCCTCTCGATGGAGATGCTCGAGCGCGACGATCAGCCGCTCATCGACGCGTATCTCCGCGGTGAGATCGAGGTCGATGCCTTCATCGACGGGACCGACTCGCGCCATTGGGCGGGGCGCGACACCTGGGTCATCTTCTTCCAGCCGATGATCGATGCGGCGAAGGCCTCGGGCGCTCCCGTCGTGGGCGCGAACGCGCCGCGGCGCCTCGTTCGGCAGGCCCGGCTCGAAGGCTACGACGCGCTCCGCGCGCTTCCCGCAGATGAACAGGCGCTCTTCGCTCTGCCACGGCGCGAGTCCAAGCCCGAGTACCGCGCTCGCTTCGACACGGTCATGTCCGGCATGAGCGATGCAAAGTCATTCGATTCCACCGCGTTCGACTCGGTCTTCAGAAGCCAACTGGTGTGGGACGCGACGATGGCCGAGTCGATCGTGGACGCCCGCCGAAGCGCGGCCTCGCTCCCAGGGCGACCGTTCTCGCCTCCCAAGGTGATTCACCTCGTGGGCCAGTTTCACAGTGACTTCGACGGAGGGCTGGTGGATGAGATTGCCGTGCGCAACGGCTTCCTCAGGATCTGCACCATCTCCGTGCAGCGGCGCTCGGATCGCACGCTCGGCGAGAGCGATCGGGATCGAGCGGCCATCGTGATCTACTCGGGAGAGCGCCCTCCACCGGAGGCCGCATCGCCAGCATCTGAGACGCCGGAGGCACCCGTGGCGCCCGAGACGCCAGACATGCCGGTGATGCCCATCGCACCAGAGGCGCCGTTGCCACCCGTGACGCTGGAGAGCAATTCCGAAGCGAGCGCGGAAGAACGAGTTCAGTCACCGATGAGCTTCTCGAGATCGGCGCGGCTCGCGGCGATCTTGTAG
- a CDS encoding histidine phosphatase family protein, with amino-acid sequence MSTLRVMRLLLVRHAKAFDRDPARWPDDSTRPLTDEGRRAFRRLAERLDRWVDPPRVVLASAWSRAWETAQILEERALWPARVREPMLEDAEETGATAELLERIRRASVASMAMVGHEPFLSRFASRLLCGRADGVAIDFRKGAVIELEVDPEGPVGAVLRSLVHPALFKKS; translated from the coding sequence ATGAGTACGCTCCGAGTCATGCGTCTCCTGCTGGTGCGTCACGCCAAGGCATTCGATCGAGATCCGGCGCGCTGGCCCGATGACTCGACCCGCCCGCTGACGGACGAGGGGCGGCGGGCCTTCCGGCGCCTGGCGGAGCGGCTGGATCGTTGGGTGGATCCCCCTCGCGTGGTGCTTGCCAGCGCATGGAGCCGCGCCTGGGAAACGGCGCAGATCCTTGAGGAGCGGGCGCTGTGGCCAGCCAGAGTGCGCGAGCCAATGCTGGAAGACGCGGAAGAAACCGGGGCCACGGCGGAGCTCCTCGAGCGCATCCGCCGTGCTTCAGTGGCAAGCATGGCCATGGTTGGACACGAACCCTTCCTTTCGCGCTTTGCAAGTCGGCTCCTTTGTGGTCGAGCCGACGGCGTGGCGATCGACTTTCGCAAGGGTGCGGTGATCGAACTCGAGGTCGATCCCGAGGGACCCGTTGGAGCCGTCCTCCGATCGCTGGTGCACCCGGCGCTCTTCAAGAAGTCATGA
- a CDS encoding aldose 1-epimerase → MTARVAPGAGAALVSLAIAGREWLHLPEPLRRFLQGERTGGVPLLFPWANRLRTDRFRVLGRSIDLSHVAGVHRDSAGLPMHGLLLRWGRWELDRAANGDAFAARLHWSGRGTTRELYRAFPFDLELEVRYRLIDAPGLSLGVEVETVVDALTAPVPLSFGWHPYLRLPGAREHCVMCAPPLLQIPLTGGLPTVGGTPGPSDLLQPPSSVWTTAGADELHSGVRDGQRVLVEAISPSSPARSARRIVRRRSVPRCEVESIGIQVEFVRGYRFMQIYSPPGASFICIEPMMAPTAALSDSSVQLPVIQPGTRSSAIFRIGVQGFTPGGSGDE, encoded by the coding sequence GTGACGGCCCGGGTCGCTCCCGGCGCTGGCGCCGCACTCGTCTCACTCGCCATCGCGGGGCGCGAGTGGCTGCACCTTCCCGAGCCGCTGCGCCGGTTCCTTCAAGGAGAGCGAACCGGCGGGGTGCCGCTGCTCTTCCCGTGGGCCAATCGACTTCGGACCGACCGCTTCCGAGTGCTGGGCCGCAGCATCGATCTCTCGCATGTGGCAGGCGTGCATCGTGACTCGGCGGGCCTGCCCATGCATGGGCTTCTGCTTCGATGGGGTCGATGGGAACTGGATCGGGCGGCCAATGGCGACGCCTTTGCTGCGCGCCTTCACTGGTCGGGGCGAGGCACCACCAGGGAGCTCTACCGCGCGTTCCCGTTCGACCTCGAGCTTGAGGTTCGATACCGCCTCATTGACGCACCCGGGTTGAGCCTCGGGGTCGAAGTGGAGACCGTCGTTGATGCGCTCACGGCTCCTGTGCCGCTCAGTTTCGGCTGGCATCCGTACCTTCGACTGCCCGGAGCACGAGAGCACTGTGTCATGTGCGCCCCACCACTCCTGCAGATTCCGCTCACCGGTGGCCTGCCAACGGTCGGCGGGACACCGGGGCCATCCGACTTGCTCCAGCCTCCGAGTTCAGTGTGGACAACGGCGGGCGCAGACGAGCTTCATTCGGGAGTTCGGGACGGCCAGCGGGTCCTGGTCGAGGCGATCAGCCCGTCGTCACCCGCCCGATCTGCGCGGCGCATCGTGCGACGGCGTTCGGTGCCTCGATGCGAAGTCGAGTCAATTGGCATCCAGGTGGAGTTCGTGCGAGGCTATCGGTTCATGCAGATCTACTCACCGCCCGGCGCGTCCTTCATTTGCATCGAACCCATGATGGCGCCAACGGCCGCGCTCTCTGACAGCTCCGTTCAGCTTCCCGTCATTCAGCCCGGTACAAGGTCGAGCGCCATCTTTCGCATCGGTGTGCAGGGGTTCACGCCAGGCGGGAGTGGAGACGAGTAA
- a CDS encoding DUF1573 domain-containing protein — MPEPEPDEDGMIDAPPPLEVDPPVLDFGFIAPRQQVTGKVKLWNRGRNPVRIIAVQPSCKCTTTNDVTDQDIAPGEFVELEAGLDAANSPQPRKAVIKILADKYQRVLEFDVRGEVAYPLRAQPGTFNIVRGQEQSGRVLIESIDKKPFRICNVHGEAPQYVNFDPTSGEPQSQYLIAWDLKKYGDAPPHYWLIETDHPDCPLLPVRIRHESTIPRPVFRMKDYAMNLGRMDPNSSVEAEILIEDPGEPILTVTSASDRARAEMIRTEVVDGWLHLRVRITPRKDLEGVFDFPLVIYSPTKDMEIPAFGVIRSSDAGCRAS, encoded by the coding sequence ATGCCCGAGCCTGAGCCCGATGAGGATGGCATGATCGACGCGCCGCCGCCGCTCGAAGTCGATCCGCCGGTGCTCGACTTCGGGTTCATTGCGCCGCGCCAGCAGGTCACCGGCAAGGTGAAGCTCTGGAATCGCGGCCGAAACCCCGTGCGGATCATCGCGGTGCAGCCGAGCTGCAAGTGCACCACCACCAACGATGTGACCGACCAGGACATTGCGCCGGGCGAGTTCGTCGAGCTCGAAGCGGGGCTTGATGCGGCCAATTCGCCCCAGCCTCGCAAGGCGGTCATCAAGATTCTGGCCGACAAGTATCAGCGCGTGCTCGAGTTCGATGTGCGGGGCGAGGTCGCCTACCCGCTTCGTGCGCAGCCCGGCACCTTCAACATCGTGCGCGGTCAGGAGCAGTCCGGTCGAGTGCTCATCGAGAGCATCGACAAGAAGCCCTTCCGCATCTGCAATGTGCATGGCGAAGCGCCGCAGTATGTGAACTTCGACCCGACCAGCGGCGAACCGCAGTCGCAGTACCTCATCGCGTGGGATCTCAAGAAGTATGGCGATGCGCCACCACACTACTGGCTCATCGAGACCGATCACCCCGACTGCCCGCTTCTGCCGGTGCGCATTCGACATGAATCGACCATTCCGCGGCCCGTGTTCCGCATGAAGGACTACGCCATGAACCTCGGTCGGATGGATCCGAACTCCTCGGTCGAGGCGGAGATCCTCATCGAGGACCCGGGCGAGCCCATTCTCACGGTGACCTCGGCGAGCGATCGCGCCCGGGCGGAGATGATCCGGACGGAGGTCGTCGATGGCTGGCTCCACCTTCGCGTGCGCATTACCCCGAGGAAGGATCTCGAGGGAGTCTTCGACTTTCCATTGGTGATCTACTCGCCGACCAAGGACATGGAGATCCCCGCCTTCGGCGTCATCCGTTCGTCGGATGCCGGTTGCCGCGCCTCCTGA
- a CDS encoding enoyl-ACP reductase — protein sequence MSLMQGKRGLVVGIINDHSYAWSIAQRLRTHGAELLFTHLPGDKMQRRVLKAIEGLGISQPWLEPMDAGSDEDLDRVFAKIGADFGRLDFLVHSIAFADKDWLREGAFTGTPRQVFTQAMDISAFTYAAMAHRAAPLMTNGGSMIAMSYYGAEKAVPGYNVMGVAKAALEATGRYLAMELGQKQIRVNVISGGPLRTMSALAVGGFQEILGWVEKKAPLRRNITGAEVGDTAVWLLSDLGSGVTGQTIYVDAGYSIMGL from the coding sequence ATGAGCCTGATGCAGGGAAAGCGCGGACTCGTCGTCGGCATCATCAACGACCACAGCTACGCATGGAGCATCGCCCAGCGCCTTCGCACGCACGGGGCTGAGTTGCTCTTCACGCACCTGCCCGGCGACAAGATGCAGCGCCGAGTCCTGAAGGCCATCGAAGGGCTCGGCATTTCGCAGCCGTGGCTCGAACCGATGGATGCCGGAAGCGACGAGGATCTCGACCGGGTCTTCGCCAAGATCGGCGCGGACTTCGGGCGGCTCGATTTCCTGGTGCACTCGATCGCTTTCGCTGACAAGGACTGGCTGCGCGAGGGCGCATTCACAGGCACCCCGCGCCAGGTCTTCACGCAGGCGATGGACATTTCCGCGTTCACCTACGCCGCCATGGCGCATCGCGCTGCTCCGCTCATGACCAATGGCGGCTCGATGATCGCCATGAGCTACTACGGCGCGGAGAAGGCGGTGCCCGGCTACAACGTGATGGGGGTCGCGAAGGCCGCGCTCGAAGCCACCGGGCGCTACCTCGCCATGGAGTTGGGCCAGAAGCAGATTCGCGTGAATGTCATCAGCGGCGGGCCCCTGCGCACCATGAGCGCCCTCGCCGTTGGAGGTTTCCAGGAGATTCTCGGCTGGGTGGAGAAGAAGGCGCCGCTTCGCCGCAACATCACGGGCGCCGAGGTCGGCGACACAGCGGTCTGGCTCCTCTCCGACCTCGGATCAGGCGTGACCGGCCAGACCATCTATGTCGATGCCGGCTACTCGATCATGGGCCTGTAG
- a CDS encoding aminotransferase class IV translates to MIHGAPAEQVWLNGKVRALHEARVSVLDRGFLFGDGVYELVRVFDRIGVGMELHQRRLERSLQLARIDGFDAGELPTICEALLDANGIDNGTVYLQVTRGAAPQRSHVPPAGLQPTVLALASSAPSLAELMGPDRVRIVLLPDERWLRCEIKTISLLGNVLAAMRAAELGADEPVLHRDGILSEGGSTNVFLRRGERLITPGTEDGPPILHGVTRAMVIDAARSEGVEVDERRVRIEELVDADEVMITSSRRLLSIVAEIDGVPTRNAARLQTASATGSLGDAPIAVDSDAWAPRLFELLRPRLHSAK, encoded by the coding sequence ATGATCCACGGCGCACCCGCGGAGCAGGTGTGGTTGAACGGCAAGGTGCGTGCCCTTCACGAGGCGCGGGTGAGCGTGCTCGACCGCGGATTTCTCTTCGGCGACGGCGTCTATGAATTGGTGCGCGTGTTCGATCGCATCGGCGTCGGCATGGAGTTGCATCAGCGCCGCCTGGAGCGAAGCCTGCAACTCGCTCGAATCGATGGCTTCGACGCGGGCGAGCTGCCAACCATATGCGAGGCGCTTCTGGACGCCAACGGCATCGACAATGGAACCGTCTACCTTCAGGTGACTCGCGGCGCGGCGCCCCAGCGGTCGCATGTGCCCCCCGCGGGGCTTCAGCCGACGGTCCTGGCGCTCGCGTCGTCAGCGCCGAGTCTTGCCGAGCTGATGGGGCCCGACCGTGTCCGCATCGTCCTGCTGCCCGATGAGCGATGGCTTCGCTGCGAAATCAAGACCATCAGCCTCCTGGGCAATGTGCTCGCAGCCATGCGAGCGGCGGAGCTTGGCGCCGATGAGCCCGTCCTGCACCGCGACGGCATCCTGAGCGAAGGCGGCTCCACGAATGTCTTCCTTCGTCGTGGTGAACGCCTGATCACTCCGGGAACGGAGGACGGCCCGCCGATCCTGCATGGCGTGACGCGCGCCATGGTGATCGATGCGGCGCGATCCGAGGGGGTTGAAGTGGACGAGCGGCGCGTGCGAATCGAAGAGCTCGTCGACGCCGATGAGGTCATGATCACCAGCAGCCGCCGACTTCTCTCCATCGTTGCCGAAATCGACGGCGTGCCGACTCGCAACGCCGCGCGGCTCCAAACTGCGTCGGCCACGGGGTCCCTGGGCGACGCGCCCATAGCAGTCGACTCGGACGCGTGGGCGCCGCGGCTCTTCGAGCTGCTTCGTCCCCGCCTACACTCGGCGAAGTGA
- a CDS encoding type III pantothenate kinase has product MTPLLAVSVGNTRTAFGAFADGTLLESDRVDNSDHERLDATARRLWQRVEEGRGDAVTVDRLCVLASVNDPVADPLEVRLSAALGTEIQRIGRDLAVPIGECLEPGTRVGADRLLNAAAAWDVMRSACIVVDAGTAVTVDFIDGEGVFHGGAIAPGASMQLTALHERTAALPRVAFAQPDDVPFGRNTAEAMLQGVYHGLRGMVWRLVERYATGYGAFPPVVATGGDAATLFGEDELIDRIVPELTLLGIAVAVRRSLEVES; this is encoded by the coding sequence GTGACCCCCCTGCTCGCCGTTTCAGTTGGCAACACCCGCACGGCCTTCGGCGCGTTCGCTGACGGCACCCTCCTTGAGAGCGATCGCGTGGACAACAGCGACCACGAGCGCCTCGACGCGACGGCGAGGCGCCTCTGGCAACGGGTGGAGGAAGGACGCGGCGATGCGGTCACCGTCGACCGGCTGTGTGTGCTTGCGAGCGTGAACGATCCGGTGGCGGACCCGCTGGAAGTGCGTCTCTCGGCGGCGCTGGGAACGGAGATTCAGCGCATCGGGCGCGACCTTGCGGTGCCCATCGGCGAGTGCCTTGAGCCGGGAACCAGAGTCGGCGCCGACCGCCTCCTGAATGCGGCAGCCGCCTGGGATGTCATGCGCAGTGCGTGCATCGTGGTCGATGCGGGGACCGCCGTCACCGTGGACTTCATCGATGGTGAGGGCGTCTTCCATGGCGGCGCCATCGCGCCTGGAGCGTCGATGCAGCTCACCGCGCTGCATGAGCGCACCGCGGCGCTGCCGCGCGTCGCGTTCGCCCAGCCCGACGATGTTCCATTCGGACGGAACACCGCGGAGGCCATGCTTCAGGGCGTCTATCACGGCCTCCGAGGCATGGTGTGGCGCTTGGTCGAGCGATATGCCACCGGATACGGCGCATTTCCGCCGGTGGTCGCGACTGGCGGTGACGCGGCCACGCTCTTTGGCGAGGATGAACTCATCGATCGCATCGTGCCCGAGTTGACACTTCTGGGCATTGCCGTCGCGGTGCGTCGATCGCTCGAGGTCGAATCGTGA
- a CDS encoding BtpA/SgcQ family protein — protein MAARRPFLHRPRALIGMVHVPALPGTPKALHTVTEIAAHAAAEAKILADAGFDAILVENMHDAPYLARVVGPEIVAAMTACVLAVRQAVAIPVGVQILAGANMAALAVAHAASGAFIRAEGFVFSAVADEGVLASADAGPLLRYRRQIGAEGVLVAVDIRKKHSSHALTHDLDVAAHARAAEFFGAEALIVTGPETGRATSHGDLRAVREASSLPLIVGSGATPNTLPMLLEVADAVIVGSALKRDGHWASPLDPARLDAMVRARA, from the coding sequence ATGGCCGCTCGGCGCCCCTTCCTGCATCGCCCCCGCGCACTCATCGGCATGGTGCATGTGCCCGCGCTCCCCGGCACACCGAAGGCGCTACACACCGTCACGGAGATTGCGGCCCATGCGGCTGCCGAAGCGAAGATCCTCGCCGATGCAGGCTTCGATGCGATCCTCGTCGAGAACATGCACGACGCGCCTTACCTCGCGCGTGTGGTCGGTCCCGAGATCGTGGCTGCGATGACGGCGTGCGTTCTCGCCGTGCGCCAAGCGGTCGCCATTCCGGTTGGCGTCCAGATTCTGGCGGGAGCCAACATGGCGGCGCTCGCGGTGGCCCACGCCGCCAGCGGCGCGTTCATCCGCGCCGAGGGCTTTGTCTTCAGCGCCGTGGCCGACGAAGGTGTTCTCGCCAGCGCCGATGCCGGTCCGCTCCTGCGCTATCGTCGCCAGATTGGCGCCGAGGGAGTCCTGGTGGCCGTGGACATTCGAAAGAAGCACTCCAGTCACGCACTGACCCACGACCTCGATGTGGCCGCGCATGCCCGAGCGGCGGAGTTCTTCGGTGCCGAGGCGCTCATTGTCACCGGCCCAGAGACCGGCCGCGCCACCTCGCATGGTGACCTTCGTGCCGTTCGGGAGGCGTCGTCGCTTCCGCTCATCGTCGGCTCGGGCGCCACGCCAAACACGCTTCCCATGCTGCTCGAAGTGGCCGACGCGGTCATCGTCGGCAGCGCGTTGAAGAGAGACGGCCATTGGGCGAGTCCGCTCGATCCCGCGCGCCTCGATGCCATGGTGAGGGCGCGAGCATGA
- a CDS encoding 50S ribosome-binding GTPase, giving the protein MPGPIAVLQLVGEIEPVLQRVAGRVPDPGQVILARFGDIDTGVIARVNARVALLMPHGGVRIRERLSNLLHECQVLHAEPSFQTARSHLTQSDLYPEADDEEEAAVLEAVARAASPIAMPLLLRQAARLAERDRAAPREPVTADDFARGERLWRLIEPARIAVIGRPNAGKSSLLNRLAEFDLALSGPEPGLTRDAVSARIELDGLVVDWFDTPGLRLSDDPIEREAQTIASSLIGAADLVVSLAEPGGGWPDAPRTHLRVLNKGDLPEASASREAAEADLVVSSKTGDGIAALVARLREMLLPQADLDHPGPWILPRNALAAEWE; this is encoded by the coding sequence GTGCCCGGGCCCATCGCCGTGCTCCAACTCGTCGGTGAAATCGAACCCGTGCTTCAGCGCGTGGCGGGCCGTGTCCCCGATCCGGGGCAGGTCATTCTGGCCCGATTCGGCGACATCGACACCGGAGTCATTGCGCGCGTGAACGCGCGCGTGGCCCTGCTGATGCCCCACGGCGGCGTGCGCATTCGAGAGCGCCTCTCCAACCTGCTGCATGAGTGCCAGGTGCTTCATGCCGAGCCGTCGTTTCAGACGGCTCGCTCGCACCTGACCCAGAGCGACCTCTATCCGGAGGCCGATGACGAGGAGGAGGCAGCGGTGCTCGAAGCCGTGGCGAGGGCGGCAAGCCCGATCGCCATGCCGCTGCTGCTTCGCCAGGCCGCCAGGCTCGCCGAACGAGATCGCGCTGCGCCGCGCGAGCCGGTGACCGCTGACGACTTCGCCCGCGGCGAACGACTGTGGCGCCTGATCGAGCCGGCGCGCATTGCGGTCATCGGTCGGCCGAACGCTGGAAAGAGCTCGCTGCTGAACCGATTGGCCGAGTTCGACCTGGCGCTCTCGGGTCCCGAACCCGGCCTGACGCGCGACGCGGTCTCGGCGCGCATCGAGCTCGATGGACTGGTGGTGGACTGGTTCGATACCCCGGGACTTCGGCTGAGCGACGACCCCATCGAGCGTGAAGCCCAGACGATCGCGTCGTCATTGATCGGCGCGGCAGATCTTGTCGTGTCGCTGGCCGAACCAGGCGGCGGTTGGCCGGACGCGCCGCGCACGCATCTTCGAGTGCTGAACAAGGGCGATCTGCCGGAGGCCTCCGCATCAAGGGAAGCCGCCGAGGCCGACCTCGTTGTCAGTTCCAAGACCGGGGACGGCATCGCGGCACTGGTGGCTCGGCTTCGCGAGATGCTCCTGCCTCAGGCTGATCTCGATCACCCCGGTCCGTGGATCCTGCCTCGTAATGCGCTGGCAGCGGAGTGGGAGTAA
- a CDS encoding STAS domain-containing protein, giving the protein MTALPPEKKTPLIEIKWNGSVLHLRPTGPNVGQREAPVIHEEVNPYFKELSKSIRAMVLDLTDVHFMSSMGLGTCIALRNAAANVGAKPIIFGMNKELHALMMMMKIEKLYKIAASRADLEKLIGD; this is encoded by the coding sequence ATGACCGCGCTGCCCCCCGAAAAGAAGACGCCGCTCATCGAGATCAAGTGGAACGGATCCGTGCTGCACCTTCGCCCCACGGGGCCCAATGTCGGTCAGCGTGAAGCGCCGGTCATCCACGAAGAGGTGAATCCCTACTTCAAGGAACTCTCCAAGTCGATCCGCGCCATGGTGCTGGACCTCACCGATGTCCACTTCATGTCGAGCATGGGGCTTGGCACCTGCATCGCGCTCCGCAACGCAGCCGCCAATGTCGGCGCGAAGCCCATCATCTTCGGCATGAACAAGGAGCTTCATGCCCTCATGATGATGATGAAGATCGAGAAGCTCTACAAGATCGCCGCGAGCCGCGCCGATCTCGAGAAGCTCATCGGTGACTGA
- the efp gene encoding elongation factor P, whose product MKSTDLRPGMAIKMDGKLFQITEYTHVTPGNLRAFVQVKLRDLNSGSLIDKRLRSGEEVEQVDLDRRPMEYLYSSGDTFVFMDNENFEQAELSKDFVGDFPLYVKPNNSVVVCWCDGKPVSIELPTSVELEVTDTPPGIKGATATNQLKEATLETGLKTRVPPFITIGEKIRVNTTDGSYQSRA is encoded by the coding sequence ATGAAGTCGACCGACCTGCGCCCGGGCATGGCCATCAAGATGGATGGCAAGCTCTTTCAGATCACCGAGTACACCCATGTCACCCCGGGCAATCTCCGGGCATTCGTGCAGGTCAAGCTTCGTGACCTCAACTCCGGCTCGCTCATCGACAAGCGCCTCCGCTCCGGCGAGGAAGTCGAACAGGTTGATCTCGACCGTCGCCCCATGGAGTACCTCTACTCCAGCGGTGACACCTTCGTCTTCATGGACAACGAGAACTTCGAACAGGCGGAGCTTTCCAAGGACTTCGTCGGCGACTTCCCGCTCTATGTGAAGCCGAACAACTCCGTCGTCGTCTGCTGGTGCGACGGCAAACCCGTGTCGATCGAGCTCCCGACCTCGGTGGAGCTTGAAGTGACCGACACGCCGCCCGGCATCAAGGGCGCCACGGCCACGAACCAGCTCAAGGAGGCCACGCTCGAGACCGGCCTCAAGACGCGCGTGCCGCCGTTCATCACCATCGGCGAGAAGATTCGCGTCAACACGACCGACGGCAGCTACCAGAGCCGCGCCTGA